The sequence AAAGCGCGGACGGAACGGTTCGAATTCGGAATGGGGCAATAGCATCAGGTAAAGAAACTCTCGATCCGGGCAATCTGGGCCTCGTCCATCAGCGCCGGCGCATGGCCCGCGTCGGCCACCTCATAGAGCTCGGCCTTGGGACCGCGACGGGTCATCTCCTCAGCGGTCTCCGCCGTCAGCAGGTCCGACTGCGCGCCGCGGATCACCAGGGTCGGGCATTGGATTCGATCATAGAACGGCCAGAGATCGACGTCGGTCAAGGGGGCGGCCGTAAAGGCCTGGGCGATCGCCGGGTCGTATCCGAGGCCGAGGCTGCCGTCGGCGCGGACCCGATGGCTGGTCTCGGCCATGTGGCGCCATTCCGCGTTGGAGAGCGGGCCGAACGCGGAATGCACCGCGCGCAGATGGCGTTCGAGCTGGTCGAGATCGGCGAATTCCGGATCGAGCCCGACATAGCCGGCGATACGCTCCAACGCCGCCACCGGGATGAACGGACCGACGTCGTTCAGCACCAGCCGGCGGATGGGCGAGCCCGGCTGGCACGCCAGCATCATGCCGATGATGCCGCCCATCGAGGTGCCGACATAATCGATCTCCTCGGCACCCAGGCGCGCGATCAGGCTCGCGACCGTGCCGAGATAGACGGGGTAGCTGTAGTCGGCGGCATCGGCGAGCCAGGCGCTGCGCCCACGGCCAGGCATGTCGGGGGCGGCGACCGGCCCGCGCCGGCTGAGGCGCTCGCCCAGCGCGTCGAAGTCGCGGCCGTTCCGCGTGAGGCCATGGACGCACAGCGTCGGCCGGCCGACCCCTGCAGCCGGGTTTGCCTCAGAGGGGCCTGGCCAATAGCTGTAGGCGATCCGATGAAAGCCGTGCGGGCCGAGGCACGAGAGGCGTTGGGGCTGCATCGAGGGCGGCAGGGCGGCGTCGGTTATCGGCATGGGGCGGGCTCGCGAGGCTGGGATCGGCTCGGATCATATAGGGCATGACGGCCGGCGCGCGAGACGCCCGTCTTCACCGCCGCTAAAACGCCGCGGATCCCGGCGGCGGCAGCGGTGGCAGGGTCGGGCTGGTCAGCGGCCGGCCGAAGAAATAGCCCTGGCCGAAATCGACGCCCAGGCCTGCGGCCGCATAGGCCTCCTCGCGCGTCTCGATCATCTCGCCGATCGTCTGGGCGCCGAGTTCGGCGCAGACCGCCGCGATCGAACGCAGCAGCGACTGGTCCCGCATGTTGTTCATGCCGTCCTTGAGGAACAAACCGTCGAGCTTCACGAAATCGATGGCGAAGCGCCTGAGGTAGGTATAGGCGCCGAAGCCGGCGCCGAAATCGTCGAGGCAGATGCGGTGGCCGAGGCCGCGCAGATGCTGCAGGAACGCGTCGGCCTGGTCGAAATCGTCGATCGCGCCCGATTCCGTGATCTCGAACAGGAGCTTGCTGCGATTGATCTGGGCGTCGGCCAGGAGCCGGATGAGGCGCGTCATGAACGCCTGGTTCGCCATCGACTTGCCCGACAGATTGATCGCGACCGGTGCCGCCATCGGCGTGCTCGCCATCAGGCGCACGACCTTTTCGCACACGGCGAGGTCAAGCTCGGCCGCCATGCCGACCTCTTCGCTGAAGACGATGAACTCATACGGGCTCTCGCCCGGCGCGAAGCGCGACAGCACCTCGAAATGATGCACCTCGCCGGACTCGAGATCGACGATCGGCTGGAACACCAGCGAGAAATCGCCGCTCGAGACGGTCGTACGCATCTGTGCCACCCGGTCGAGCGTTTCGTCGACCATGCCGGCGAGCGCATCCTCGAGCGAGGCCAGCGAGAAGTCGCGCCCGTCGGACTCCGAGAATTTCTTGACGCAATAGGCGAGCGCCTGCGCCGCGTTCTTGTCGGCGAGATCGGCGGCCTCGACCACGACCTGGGCCGAGCGCACGGAGAGCGGCCGGCGATTGGGCGAGGCGGCTGCGGTGATCGAGGCGAGCTCGGCCTCGATCGCGCCGGAATCGAGGCCCGGCCGCTGCACGAGCGCGAATTCGGAGTCCGAGATCTGGGTCGCGGCGTCACCGCCCGAGGACGAGAGACGCAGCACGGCGCCGATCTCGCCCATCAGTTCGTTGCGCCGTTCTTCGCTCAAGCGCTGCTGCAGGGCCGAGAGCCCTTCGAGATGCAGCATGGTGAGCGATACCGACGCATCGCCGGTCGCCTGCGACACGCGCTTCAGCACGTCCGGCAGCGCCTCGGCGTCGAGCAGCCGGGTCTGCGGGTCCCGCCCCTCCTCGATCTCGGCCGAGAACGGTGCGACGAGATGGGAGAGCGACAGGTAATAGTGCGACGTGGCACCGCCGAACCGGCAGCCGCCGAGCGAGACGCGCGTAGCACCACCGTCCGGCCGGGCAAGCGGGATCACGATCGGCTCGATCCGTTCCGTCTGGGCGAGACCGTCGAGCACCCGTGCAGCGAAGCTCTGGTCGGCCGGCGGGAACAGCCCGACGAACGGGCGGCCGACGAGCGCGGAGGCAGCAACGCCGATCAGGGTCTGCGCCGCTCCCGTCGCGAACACGATCCGGCGGTTCGCGTCGAGTTCGATAAGCAAGTCCGCCGCAGCAAAGGCGAAGGCAACGAAACGGTCGCGGTCCGCGCGGATTTCCGCCATTAGACACAAAGTCCTTCGCACAACGCCGACGTGCGGCAAGATTAATCAGTAATAGCACAGGGCGCCGCCGCTCGCCTATCGCGCGATATATTGCGCAAGGCGCGCGGAAGCCCCCTGATCTACAACCGAAAATTAAGCCGCGTCACCCCGCCAGGCAGCCTCGAGCCGGGCGACATCGAGTTTCACCATGCCGAGCATCGCCTGCATGACGCGCCCTGCCTTCACCGGATCCGGATCGCCAAGCAGCCGCGGCAGCGCCGTCGGCACGACCTGCCAGGAAATGCCGTAGCGATCGGTGAGCCAGCCGCACTGCACGGGCTTGCCGCCGTCGGCCGTGAGCCCCGCCCACAGCCGGTCGACCTCGGCCTGGGTCTCGCAGTCGATCGCGAGCGACAGCGCATGGGTGTATTCGACCTTCATGCCGCCGTTGATCGCGACGAACTTCTGCCCGGCGAGCACGAATTCGATCACCAGCACCGTGCCGGCCTTGCCGCCGGGGCTGTCCATGACGTTGCGCTGGACGTGCAGGATGCGCGAGTCCGGCACCACCGACACATAGAATTCGACAGCCGCCTCGGCATCGCCGTTGAACCAGAGGCAGGGTGAGATCTTGGCCATGGGAACGCTCCGTTCGGATGATGACGACCGAAGGACGAACGAGCGAGATCGACGCCGACAGCGGCGAACCAAATTCTCCCGCGTTGCGACGCTAGACCTGTTGGATGTCCGCCAGGCGCGGCTGCACGATGCGCAGGTAGTCCTCGACCATCACGACGATCGACCGGTCGAGCCGGCCGGCGTTGAACGCGATTTCCGCATAGCGGCCGGCCAGCTCCCGGTCACAGATGACCTCGAGCCCGCCGAACGACACGGGCGGGATGGAACCGATGACACAGCCGGTCAATTCCTGCGCCACTTCGGCCGGGGCGAAGCGCATCTTCCGCCGGCCGCAGAATTGCGCGAGCTTCTTGCCGTCGAGCCGCCGATCGCCCGGGATGATCGCCAGCACATGGCGCGCCGCCTCGCCCGCCGCCGCCGACAGCTCGCAGACGAGCGCCTTCGCCCCCTGGCCGATCTCGGTGCCGCGCACTTCGGCCACATGCTCCGACCGGCCCGCGGCATCGTGCGCTACGACGCGAAAGCGCGCTTTCTCCTGCGTGAACAACTCGACCAGACGCTCGAAGATTTCCGTCATGCTGCTTGGGTTCCCGGACGGGTGTACATCGGCTTGTCGCACGGCGCCCACCCTCACGACAAGCCGCCGCCCATGCGAGCATTACGGGTTTGGCGGCGCAGCGCTTACCTGGCGCGCAACCCACGCCCGGGCGCTCGCGGCGTTGAAGCGCCGGGGATTGAACATCCAGTGGGCTTGGCCGTAGGCGCCGCCGAAATCATGCCCGCCCGCCTCGAGCGGCGGGCCGCGATAACCGGCCCAGGCAAGGGCACGGCTGAGCTCGTCCGGATAGTGCTTGAGATAGACCCTGAGCTCCGTCGCCCCATCCCACAGGATGCCGTCCAGCTCGACGAGGACGAGCGCCTTCGCCAACAGCTCGGGGGCGATCTTGAAAGGGTCGGTCATGGCGCCCGGTAGACCAGGTTCGACACGGTCGACCGGACCCCGCAGGCGATCGGAATCAGGATCGAGACGGCGGGCGGCGGGTTGGCGAGATCGAGCAGTGCAGAGTTGGCGCAAGAGCTCGCAAACAGCAGCGACGAATATCGGTTCGTGTTGGTGAAGAAGATATTCGAGGCGTCGTGCACCGAGACCACCCCCGGCCCATCAGGGTGCCCGCCGGTCACCGGCACGCCGTCGCGGCCGAGGAAACGGAAGGCATTGTCGTCGAAGGAGACATTCTTCGCGGACGACAGGTTGACGAGCGCCGTATTGCGATTGGCCGTGAACAAGTTGCGATAGACCAGGATGTTCTGATTGATGGGCGCCGCCGGGGTGCCGGCCCCGATCACCTCGTCCTGATCGTTCGGGAAATCCGCGGCCTCGCCAAGCAGATCGAGCGCATAGAAGCCGGCGCCATGCGCCGTGCCGTCGAACACATTGTCACTGACGATCACTTCCTGGGCGCCTGGCCCTTCGCCCCAATATTGGCTCGCGAGCATGTACAGCTCCTTCAGCGTCTGCCCGACGAAGCGATTGTGGCTTACGAGGCCGAACGGCGTCTGCACCAAAAGTGCCCGCGCCCGGTTGAATTCGAACGAACTGTCCCTGATGACGTAGCGCGCGCCCGCGGTGCTCGTGAGGTCGGCCGCGATGAACCCCGCACCGCCGAGATCGGCCGCGACGTTCCGATCCAATGTCAGAAGGCTGTTGTTGCCAGTCCCTGGGCTCGTGACCGATGTGATTTTGGCGACACCCATGAAGCGCAAGGCCTTGTCGAACAGCGCCACTGTATCGCCGCTCGCGGCCACGTCGAATGCCGGCCATTGCAGCTGGTCCGGATGGCTCCGGTCGAAGGTGAAGGTCGCCATGGGCGTGGTGTTGTTCACGGGCGTCGGCGTGAACCGCACGATCGGCGTATTGAGATCGAAGGCATCGTCGCCCTGATAGGCGAAGGAACTCTGCTCGATGATGACGTCGCCGCCGACGCCGGCGGTCATGAGCGAGCCGTTGCCGGTCGCGGAGATCGGCTGGCCGGCCATGCGGCCGAGCGTCACGTGCGTGAGGCGGAGCCCCCGCCCCTGGCCATAGATGAACCCCGCGCCGATCAGGTTCTCGAGTGCGACGTTGTCGAATGTCACGTCCTCGCCGGCAACGGTGATCGCCGAGCCGAAATTATAGTGGCGCAGCAGCACTGCCTCGCCGACCTTGAACAGGACGCCGTAGCTCGGGATGTTCCGGACCGTGCAGCCGACCTTCGCCCGCACCGCCGGCGGCTCGGCGCAGGTCAGCGCCGGGCTCGATCCCGGCGTGACGCCGTCGCCGCTGTAGGAGACATCGTCGTTGATGTTCACCAGGTCCCAATGGTCATGGGCGCGGTCCCACGACGTCGCCGCCACGACCATGCCCGGCAGGCCCACGGCATGGGCCGGGTCTATCCGGACGTCGTAGGTATAGCCGTTGTTGCCGTTGCCGCCGACCGCGACGACCGTCCCGACAGTGGCGATGCGCAGCCTCGGCCAGGCGAAGGTGAAGTTCCGGAACGCGACGCGCGCGACGTTCGGCAGATTGAGCCCCAGGCAGAAGTCGGAGAAATTGATCGTCGAGCCCTGCCCGTCGATCACCAGGTCCGTCGCACCCGAAGGCAGCTGCCAATGGACGTATTTCGGCTGGTGATCGCTCGGCGTCGTGCAATTCGAGTTGAGTGCAAAGTCGAAGTCATAAGTTCCCTTGGGGAATTTTATGATCGTCTGAGATCGCGGCGCCCCCGTCGGGTCATAGAGCACGTTATTCAGATAATCATAGGCCGTCTCGCCGGCCGCGATCGGCGGCACGTCATATTCGGATGATGTGACGGGCGCCTTCACGACAGCGGCGACCGACCGGCCGCCGGGGCTGACGAATTGCACCGACACATCGCCCTTGGCGGGCTCGTAGGTCGCGGGCGAGACCGACGCGACATAGCGCGAGTAGGCCGGTAGGCCTGTCTCTTCCGCGGCCAGAGCCGACACCGTAGGCGCCGCAAGCAGCAGCATCGACAGCGCTGCCAATCGAAGACCACAAGACCGGACCTGCATCGAATCCCCCCGAATCCGCGCAATCTGTTCGAGCGCTAAAGCAAGGCCACACCCTCGATCAAACAACACCGCATCGGTCGACCGGCGCGAACCAAGGCGCGAAAGGAGCAACGAAGCTTCAACCCCATTGCCGGCGCATTAGCCAACAGCGCCCGGCTCGATAAGTTTCCGCTCCCGCACAGACGCGCGATGGCTTTTCATGAAGGCATCAGGCCGGCGTGGACCCAACGCCCCCTTCCCTCCGCCCATTGCCCGCCCGCAGCCCCTGCGCTATGCCTCTCGCCTTGGCGGTGTCGAGCCTTAGGGAGCAGTCATGTCGGTTTCGGGCCCACTTTCCGGCGTCGTCGTCGCCGATCTGTCGCGCATCCTGGCCGGGCCCTATTGCACCATGCTGCTGGCCGAACTCGGCGCGCGCGTCATCAAGATCGAGACGCCCGGCACGGGCGACGACAGCCGGCACTACGGCCCGTTCGTCAACGGCAAGTCGGCCTATTTCACGTCGGTCAATCGCGGCAAGGAATCGATCGCGCTCGACCTCAAGAAATCCCAGGACAAGGCGATCTTCGAGGCGATCCTGACCAAGACCGACGTGCTGGTCGAGAATTTCCGGCCGGGCACCATGGAGAAGCTGGGCTTCGGCTGGGAGCGCTTGAAGGCGCTCTATCCGCGCCTGATATACGCGGCCGCCTCCGGCTTCGGCCATACCGGCCCCTACGCCCAGCATCCGGCCTACGACATGGTGGTCCAGGGGCTGGGCGGCATCATGTCGATCAACGGCCACCCGGGCCAGCCGCCGGCACGCGTCGGCGTGTCGGTCGGCGACCTCGGCGCCGGGCTCTACACCACGGTCGCGATCAATGCGGCACTCTATCACCGCGCGATGACCGGCGAGGCCCGCAAGGTCGACGTCGGCATGCTCGACTGCCAGATGTCGCTCTTGGAGAACGCGATCGTCCGCTACAACGCGACCGGCAAGGTGCCGGGCCCCCTGGGCGCGCGCCATCCCTCGATCACGCCGTTCGAGCCCTATCACACGGCCGACGGCTTGCTGATCATCGCCGGCGGCAACGACGGACTGTTCGCCAAGCTGGCGATGGCGCTCGGCCTCGAAGCGCTGCCGTCGGACCCGCGCTTCAAGACCAACGACCTGCGCAGCCAGAATGCCGAGGCGCTGAAGGTGGCGCTCGAATCGGTGCTCAGGACCAAGCCGATGGACCATTGGGTCCAGGTGCTGGAGACGGCCGGCATCCCATGCGGGCCGATCAACACGATCGACCGTGCGCTCAAGCACCCGCAGGTCTCTGCCCGCAACATGCTGGTGACGGTCGACGACCCGGTGATCGGGCCGATCAAGGTCGCCGGCAACCCGCTCAAGATCGAGGGCTTCGCCGATCCCGCGACCCGGCCGCCGGCGCCCGAGCTCGACGGCGACCGGGCACGCATCCTGGCGGAACTCGGGCTTTAAGTCGGTATTCGACCGGATCTGGCCGCCGGAAGCGTTCGGCCCCATCTCTTCCTCGGCTCACGGAGTGAAGTCGGATGCGCTGGCTGAAGCGGCTTTCGCTGTTCCTGATTATCGTCGTCCTAGCCGCGGCCGGCGGCGGCTGGGCATTCCTCAGGGCATCGCTGCCGCAGACAACCGGCACGCTGAAGCTCACCGGGCTCGAGCATCCGGTGTCCGTGGTGCGCGACGCGGCCGGCGTGCCGACGATCAAGGCCGAAAGCCGCCACGATCTCTATCTGGCGCTGGGCTATGTCCATGCCCAGGACCGCCTGTGGCAGATGGACCTGCAGCGCCGCCTGACGCAGGGACGGCTCTCGGAGCTCTTCGGGCCGGCTGCCCTCAGCACCGACCAGTACATGCGCACGATCGGCCTCTATCGCCATGCCGCGGGCGGCGTCCAGTACCTCTCGCCCGAATACAAGGAGGTGCTCGACACCTATGCCGCGGGCGTCAACGCCTTCATCGCCAGCGGCAAGCCGCTGCCGATCGAATTCACCGTGCTCGGCTATAAGCCCGAGCCCTGGGCGCCAGCCGACACGCTCGTCATCGCCAAGCTGTTCGACCTGCAGCTCAACGGCAACTACCGGCTCGAGCTGCTGCGTGCCCAGATGGCGAAGAGCCTCAGCGCCGACGAGATCCACGAGCTGTTCCCCGATTACCCGAAGGAAGGGCCGGTAGCGCTCGGCAAAGTGGCCGAGCTCACTCGCGACCAACCGCTCGACCGGCTGCTCGCCGCCTTGCCCGGCCCGATCGAGCCCGAGCGAGAGTCGAACAACTGGGTGGTGGACGGCGCCCACAGCGTCACCGGCAAGCCGCTGCTGGCGAACGACCCGCATCTCGACTACGGCGCCCCGGTCATCTGGTACCTGGCGCGGCTCGAGGCGCCGGGCGTCGACCAGACCGGCAGCTTCATCGCGGGCTCCCCGTCGCTGATCCTCGGCCACAACGACCGCATTGCCTGGGGCTATACGACGACCAATGCCGACGTGGAGGACGTGTTCGTCGAGAAGCTCGATCCGGCCGATCCGACCCGCTACCTCACCCCCGACGGCTCGGCACCGTTCGACACGATCCGCGAGGAGATCAAGATCAAGGGCGCGGCGCCGCAGACGCTCACCGTCCGCTCGACCCGCCACGGACCGGTCATCTCCGACCTCGCCGGCCACCCGAAGGCGGAGGCAGGCACCGTGCTGGCACTGCAGACGACCTTCCTCGTCGACGACGACCGGTCGAGCGAGGCGCAATGGCGCTCCGGCTTCGCCCGCGGCTGGCCCAGTTGGGTCGAGGCGCTCAGGCTCTTCACCGCGCCCATGCAGAACATGGTCTATGCCGACCGCGACGGGAACATCGGCTTCTTCGCGCCCGGCGAGATCCCGATCCGCAAGAAGGGCGACGGCACGATGCCGGTGCCCGGCTGGACCGGCGAATATGACTGGAACGGCTGGGTCCCGTTCGAGGAACTGCCCCAGGCGTTCAATCCGCCGTCCGGCCATATCGCGACCGCCAACAACAAGATCGTGCCCGACAGCTACCCCTATCTCATCACCCACGACTGGGAAGTGCCCTATCGCGCGGCACGGATCGAGGCCGGCCTGGCCGAGACGCCGCGCCAATCGATCGAGACCTCGGCCGCGATCCAGGCTGACACCGTGTCGCTGACGGCGAAGCATCTCCTGCCGTTGATGCTGAAGGCGGAGCCGGCGGATGACCGGCAGCGGGCGGCCATGGACCTGCTCGCCCATTGGGACGCGCGGATGCAGGCCGACCGGCCGGAGCCGCTCATCTTCATGGCGTGGCTGAAGGCGCTCAACAAGCACCTCTATCAGCCGGCACTGGGCGACCTGTTCACGAGCTATTGGGCGATGCGGCCGCTCGCGACCGAGGGCGTGCTGAGCCAGCACCCGCATTGGTGCGGCACCGGCGGCTGTCCCGCGGCGCTGACGGCGGCGCTGGCCGACGCGCTCGACGAGCTTACGGCCGCCTATGGCGCCGACATGAGCGCCTGGCGCTGGGGCACGGCGCATCAAGCGCTGTTCGCCCATCCGATGTTCCACCGGCTGCCGGTCCTGAAGCGAATCTTCGACCGGTCGGTGCCGGCCGACGGCAGTGTCGACACGGTCGATGCCGGGGCGTTCCAGTTCTCCAACCCGGACGGGCCGTTCACCGACATCCACGGACCGGCGATGCGCGCGATCTATGACCTGTCGGACCTCGACAAATCGGTGTTCTTGACGGCACTGGGCCAGTCGGCGCATGTCCTGTCGCCGCATTATGCCGATCTTCTGCCCCGGTGGCGTTCGTTCGACTGGCTCCGCCTGCCGCACGATCCCACAGGCGACACTCTCACCCTGGTGCCCTGACGATCATGACTGCCGCTGGCGTGGATCCCGCAAAGAGCTTGCCGACCCTGGCGGATGTCCGCGATGCCGCCGAGACGATCCGTACTGCCGTCCTGCGCACGCCGAGCGTGCCGGCGCTGGCGCTCAGTGCCGCGCTCGGGCTCGACGTCGTCTTGAAGCTCGAGACCTTGCAGCGCACCGGCGCCTTCAAGGAGCGCGGCGCGCTCTACAAGCTCGCGAGCCTCAACCCGGACGAGCGCCGGCGCGGCGTCATCGCCATGTCGGCCGGCAACCATGCCCAGGGTGTGGCCTATCACGCCCAGCGGCTCGGCATCCCCGCGACCATTGTCATGCCGCTCGGCACGCCCTTCACCAAGATCGAGCGCACCGCCGGCTATGGCGCGCGCGTGCTGCTGCGCGGCGAGAGCCTGACCGAGGCGCGCCAGGCGGCCTACGAGCTCGCGGCGGCGGACAAGCTCGTCTTCGTCCATCCCTACGACGACCTGCGCATCATCGCGGGCCAAGGCACGATCGCGCTCGAGATGCTGGCCGACGATCCGGATCTCGACGTGCTGATCGTGCCGATCGGCGGCGGCGGCATGATCGGCGGCGTGGCGCTCGCGGCGAAGGCCTTGAAGCCCGCGATCCGCGTCGTCGGCGTGCAGAGTGCCAGCTTCCCGGCGATGCATCACGTGCTGCACGGGCTCGCGGTGCCGGCGTCCGGCCAGACCGTGGCTGAGGGCATCGCCGTGCGCGAGCCGGGCAAGCTCACGGAGGCGATCGTCAGGCAATGCGTCGACGAGATCGTGCTCGTCGAGGAAGACACGATCGAGCGCGCGATCGAGATGCTGCTGACCCAGCAGAAGCTGGTGGCCGAAGGCGCCGGTGCGGCCGGCATCGCCGCCCTCCTGGCGGACCCCGAGCCCTACAAGGGTCAGAAGATCGGCGTCGTGCTGTGCGGCGGCAACATCGACGCGCGCATCCTCGCCTCGATCCTGATGCGCGGCATGGTGCGGAGCGGCCGGCTCGTGCGGCTGCGCGCCGAGATCTCGGATTCGCCCGGCACGCTCGCCAAGGTCGCGCGCATCATCGGCGAGGCCGGCGGCAACATCGTCGAGATCTTCCACCAGCGCCTGTTCCACGACGTACCGGTCAAGCTCGCCGACCTCGACGTCGTGGTCGAGACGCGCGACATCGCCCATGTGCGCGAGATCCTGGCCAAGATGGACGAAGGCGGCTTCAAGACCCGCCTGCTCTCCAACTCGGCGCTCGAGAGCGGGCTCTAGCTGTCGTTTCCAAGCAGGTTGTTCAGCCTGGTGAAGGGCGGGATGCCTTTGTGGGCTGAGTGTGGTCGGGCGAGGTTGTAGGCGTCGATCCAGCCTGGCATGGCCTCGGTCCGTTCGCGGGACGACTGGTAGGGTTCGGCATAGGCCCATTCGCGCAAGCTTGTCT comes from Aliidongia dinghuensis and encodes:
- a CDS encoding YbaK/EbsC family protein yields the protein MTEIFERLVELFTQEKARFRVVAHDAAGRSEHVAEVRGTEIGQGAKALVCELSAAAGEAARHVLAIIPGDRRLDGKKLAQFCGRRKMRFAPAEVAQELTGCVIGSIPPVSFGGLEVICDRELAGRYAEIAFNAGRLDRSIVVMVEDYLRIVQPRLADIQQV
- a CDS encoding CaiB/BaiF CoA transferase family protein; translated protein: MSVSGPLSGVVVADLSRILAGPYCTMLLAELGARVIKIETPGTGDDSRHYGPFVNGKSAYFTSVNRGKESIALDLKKSQDKAIFEAILTKTDVLVENFRPGTMEKLGFGWERLKALYPRLIYAAASGFGHTGPYAQHPAYDMVVQGLGGIMSINGHPGQPPARVGVSVGDLGAGLYTTVAINAALYHRAMTGEARKVDVGMLDCQMSLLENAIVRYNATGKVPGPLGARHPSITPFEPYHTADGLLIIAGGNDGLFAKLAMALGLEALPSDPRFKTNDLRSQNAEALKVALESVLRTKPMDHWVQVLETAGIPCGPINTIDRALKHPQVSARNMLVTVDDPVIGPIKVAGNPLKIEGFADPATRPPAPELDGDRARILAELGL
- a CDS encoding alpha/beta fold hydrolase, producing MPITDAALPPSMQPQRLSCLGPHGFHRIAYSYWPGPSEANPAAGVGRPTLCVHGLTRNGRDFDALGERLSRRGPVAAPDMPGRGRSAWLADAADYSYPVYLGTVASLIARLGAEEIDYVGTSMGGIIGMMLACQPGSPIRRLVLNDVGPFIPVAALERIAGYVGLDPEFADLDQLERHLRAVHSAFGPLSNAEWRHMAETSHRVRADGSLGLGYDPAIAQAFTAAPLTDVDLWPFYDRIQCPTLVIRGAQSDLLTAETAEEMTRRGPKAELYEVADAGHAPALMDEAQIARIESFFT
- a CDS encoding VOC family protein translates to MAKISPCLWFNGDAEAAVEFYVSVVPDSRILHVQRNVMDSPGGKAGTVLVIEFVLAGQKFVAINGGMKVEYTHALSLAIDCETQAEVDRLWAGLTADGGKPVQCGWLTDRYGISWQVVPTALPRLLGDPDPVKAGRVMQAMLGMVKLDVARLEAAWRGDAA
- a CDS encoding threonine ammonia-lyase gives rise to the protein MTAAGVDPAKSLPTLADVRDAAETIRTAVLRTPSVPALALSAALGLDVVLKLETLQRTGAFKERGALYKLASLNPDERRRGVIAMSAGNHAQGVAYHAQRLGIPATIVMPLGTPFTKIERTAGYGARVLLRGESLTEARQAAYELAAADKLVFVHPYDDLRIIAGQGTIALEMLADDPDLDVLIVPIGGGGMIGGVALAAKALKPAIRVVGVQSASFPAMHHVLHGLAVPASGQTVAEGIAVREPGKLTEAIVRQCVDEIVLVEEDTIERAIEMLLTQQKLVAEGAGAAGIAALLADPEPYKGQKIGVVLCGGNIDARILASILMRGMVRSGRLVRLRAEISDSPGTLAKVARIIGEAGGNIVEIFHQRLFHDVPVKLADLDVVVETRDIAHVREILAKMDEGGFKTRLLSNSALESGL
- a CDS encoding penicillin acylase family protein, which codes for MRWLKRLSLFLIIVVLAAAGGGWAFLRASLPQTTGTLKLTGLEHPVSVVRDAAGVPTIKAESRHDLYLALGYVHAQDRLWQMDLQRRLTQGRLSELFGPAALSTDQYMRTIGLYRHAAGGVQYLSPEYKEVLDTYAAGVNAFIASGKPLPIEFTVLGYKPEPWAPADTLVIAKLFDLQLNGNYRLELLRAQMAKSLSADEIHELFPDYPKEGPVALGKVAELTRDQPLDRLLAALPGPIEPERESNNWVVDGAHSVTGKPLLANDPHLDYGAPVIWYLARLEAPGVDQTGSFIAGSPSLILGHNDRIAWGYTTTNADVEDVFVEKLDPADPTRYLTPDGSAPFDTIREEIKIKGAAPQTLTVRSTRHGPVISDLAGHPKAEAGTVLALQTTFLVDDDRSSEAQWRSGFARGWPSWVEALRLFTAPMQNMVYADRDGNIGFFAPGEIPIRKKGDGTMPVPGWTGEYDWNGWVPFEELPQAFNPPSGHIATANNKIVPDSYPYLITHDWEVPYRAARIEAGLAETPRQSIETSAAIQADTVSLTAKHLLPLMLKAEPADDRQRAAMDLLAHWDARMQADRPEPLIFMAWLKALNKHLYQPALGDLFTSYWAMRPLATEGVLSQHPHWCGTGGCPAALTAALADALDELTAAYGADMSAWRWGTAHQALFAHPMFHRLPVLKRIFDRSVPADGSVDTVDAGAFQFSNPDGPFTDIHGPAMRAIYDLSDLDKSVFLTALGQSAHVLSPHYADLLPRWRSFDWLRLPHDPTGDTLTLVP
- a CDS encoding EAL domain-containing protein, whose translation is MAEIRADRDRFVAFAFAAADLLIELDANRRIVFATGAAQTLIGVAASALVGRPFVGLFPPADQSFAARVLDGLAQTERIEPIVIPLARPDGGATRVSLGGCRFGGATSHYYLSLSHLVAPFSAEIEEGRDPQTRLLDAEALPDVLKRVSQATGDASVSLTMLHLEGLSALQQRLSEERRNELMGEIGAVLRLSSSGGDAATQISDSEFALVQRPGLDSGAIEAELASITAAASPNRRPLSVRSAQVVVEAADLADKNAAQALAYCVKKFSESDGRDFSLASLEDALAGMVDETLDRVAQMRTTVSSGDFSLVFQPIVDLESGEVHHFEVLSRFAPGESPYEFIVFSEEVGMAAELDLAVCEKVVRLMASTPMAAPVAINLSGKSMANQAFMTRLIRLLADAQINRSKLLFEITESGAIDDFDQADAFLQHLRGLGHRICLDDFGAGFGAYTYLRRFAIDFVKLDGLFLKDGMNNMRDQSLLRSIAAVCAELGAQTIGEMIETREEAYAAAGLGVDFGQGYFFGRPLTSPTLPPLPPPGSAAF